Proteins encoded by one window of Aspergillus puulaauensis MK2 DNA, chromosome 4, nearly complete sequence:
- a CDS encoding uncharacterized protein (COG:E;~EggNog:ENOG410PMJG;~InterPro:IPR002293;~PFAM:PF13520;~TransMembrane:9 (o12-33i40-63o75-96i117-139o179-198i218-236o242-269i290-308o320-338i);~go_component: GO:0016020 - membrane [Evidence IEA];~go_function: GO:0022857 - transmembrane transporter activity [Evidence IEA];~go_process: GO:0055085 - transmembrane transport [Evidence IEA]), which produces MIKLAHPDYEVHGWRSTLLMWVVSIIPITVNIFARRVLGVIELVAGVMHVVFLPMVLGFLSHAPRSEHEFVWDTFISGFSGWENPGVVFSIGLLGVDGIIHMAEEVKNAQVVVPRSMVWGTMINGAMAFSYAIAILYFMGNYADALMTPTGYPIIEIAYQATGSKTATFMIMATGMLPGWIAFFNGLASVTRLTWAFARDNGLPFSDYFVRIDPRFKIPLRSLLLVSSWIFVLSFIQTGSTAAFNAILSLSTLGLYISYLFPLVSLVIARFTAKDIPRGPFTLGRFGLPLNLAAILFATYFVVFLPFPPTLPVTAKNMNFAGPVLSFVMLCSCIDWLVRGRHKWSGPTMRYPRG; this is translated from the exons ATGATCAAGCTCGCGCACCCGGACTACGAAGTCCACGGCTGGAGAAGCACCCTGCTCATGTGGGTGGTGTCGATCATCCCAATCACTGTGAATATCTTTGCGCGCCGCGTCCTGGGCGTAATTGAACTCGTGGCCGGGGTTATGCATGTCGTATTTCTGCCCATGGTCCTCGGGTTTCTCAGCCATGCTCCGCGCAGTGAGCATGAATTTGTTTGGGATACGTTTATTAGTGGGTTTAGTGGGTGGGAGAATCCAGGGGTGGTGTTCTCGATTGGGTTGTTGG GCGTCGATGGTATAATCCACATGGCAGAAGAGGTAAAGAACGCCCAAGTTGTCGTCCCTCGCTCGATGGTCTGGGGAACTATGATAAACGGGGCCATGGCATTTAGCTACGCAATCGCGATCCTGTACTTCATGGGTAACTACGCCGATGCTTTGATGACGCCAACAGGATACCCGATTATTGAGATAGCGTATCAGGCAACGGGCTCAAAGACAGCGACGTTCATGATCATGGCAACGGGGATGCTGCCCGGGTGGATTGCGTTCTTCAACGGCCTTGCCTCTGTGACTCGTTTGACCTGGGCTTTTGCACGAGACAATGGGCTTCCATTCTCTGACTATTTTGTCAGGATTGATCCTCGGTTCAAGATTCCCCTGCGTTCGCTGCTGCTAGTGTCGTCTTGGATTTTTGTTCTGTCGTTTATTCAGACGGGGTCTACGGCTGCGTTTAATGCGATCTTGTCGCTGAGTACCCTGGGGTTGTATATATCGTACCTGTTCCCTCTTGTTTCTCTTGTAATTGCTCGATTTACGGCCAAGGATATCCCCAGGGGTCCGTTTACTCTGGGGAGATTTGGTCTGCCGTTGAATTTGGCTGCCATCCTGTTTGCTACCTACTTTGTCGTGTTTCTGCCTTTCCCACCAACTCTGCCAGTTACCGCAAAGAACATGAACTTTGCGGGACCGGTGCTGAGCTTTGTTATGCTATGTTCCTGCATTGACTGGTTGGTACGTGGGCGCCACAAGTGGAGCGGGCCTACTATGAGATATCCTCGGGGGTGA
- a CDS encoding uncharacterized protein (COG:S;~EggNog:ENOG410PU1R;~InterPro:IPR000182,IPR016181;~go_function: GO:0008080 - N-acetyltransferase activity [Evidence IEA]): MSYPITTGAWEHLDPASTLLGRVFDRDPVLRYMLCNLSDVDYQVYLHQYWRGLCRTALLNGGTISEADGWKSVAVILPPGRSIDSPWMMVPAALAFLNVIWRVGVPGCVRMLRDYSKPVNAAKKRVLGGLAHYYVFAIGTEYEFQGKGLARVLLKEYQQAALCNELPIWLEATTAHSRDIYLSMGFEQMEEITIGEGKAAPDGISQKGGPGVTIWVMVWWPRVFHIVG; this comes from the exons ATGTCCTATCCGATCACCACCGGTGCCTGGG AGCACCTGGACCCTGCATCAACCCTCCTCGGTCGTGTTTTTGATCGGGACCCCGTCCTCCGATATATGCTGTGCAATCTGTCCGATGTGGATTACCAAGTATATTTGCACCAATACTGGCGCGGTCTCTGCCGAACGGCGCTCCTCAACGGCGGCACCATCTCCGAGGCCGATGGATGGAAATCGGTTGCGGTCATATTACCTCCGGGTCGATCGATAGATAGTCCCTGGATGATGGTGCCCGCTGCTTTGGCGTTTCTCAATGTAATCTGGCGTGTTGGTGTGCCGGGGTGTGTT CGCATGCTACGTGATTACAGCAAACCGGTAAACGCAGCAAAAAAACGAGTTCTTGGGGGCCTAGCGCACTATTACGTCTTTGCTATTGGAACAGAGTATGAATTTCAGGGAAAGG GACTGGCCCGGGTTCTTTTGAAAGAATATCAACAGGCGGCATTGTGTAATGAACTTCCGATCTGGCTGGAGGCAACAACAGCGCACTCTCGTGATATATACCTCTCCATGGGATTCGAGCAAATGGAGGAAATCACTATAGGAGAGGGCAAGGCAGCACCAGATGGGATATCACAAAAGGGCGGCCCTGGGGTCACCATATGGGTAATGGTCTGGTGGCCAAGGGTTTTTCATATCGTCGGTTAG